gATATTATAGATCATATGTTTAATCACTTATTAGTTACTATAACATATAATTTCTAAATTACTACACAAATTTAACAAATATGAATACACCTATTTTTCCAAATTTTGTATTCCAAAATTTGAATTCGAAGATTTGTGTCACAAAATTTAAGTCATACAATCTCTTTAATGATTACACTATAGattttttaatccatatattatttttttttctatagATTTATCTCAATTTGtttataatttaaaatcaaaattttgtaaacaactaacttataaaataaagagtgaagacccattttggtccctcacaaatattacacgagtcaaattagtccttcacaataaaatagacccaatttagtcccttataaaatttaaccggatcatataagtccttctcttaatatttttttcaaaccggttttttcttagttttaaactgtgactgtactgccacgttggattttatttatttttcattttttaaatcctaagttgatttttatttttaaattcatttttaaacaattataaattaataatataaaaaagtcaaaattattttttataaggaGTTGAACACAGGCtcatgtggttaatcttaaacaattctaaatttaaaataaaaaatacaaaatttgtataaaTATGGTCTtgaacctaagtctcttcagattaaatgaaagtcaatttaataaaatagaaattgatttgtctatttgtaaatgatagtcattttactaacaatagagattgatttgtctagttgttattgatagtcactttactaaccctggaaattgatttgtctagttgtaaatgataatcactttattaacaatagaaattgatttatttagttgtaaatgatagtcactttactaacaatagaaattgatttgtcttgttgtaaataatagtcactttactaacaataaaaattgatttttctagttgtaaatgatagtcaatttattgatagaaattgatttgtctagatgtaaagtgaaaatcatttaacttgaagggacttggatttgagatctcataggtaaaaatttatgtatagaatttgttaatattagtagaaatcatggaaattacttgtttaaaaataattttggcttttttgatattattcattgataactatttaaaaatgaaattaaaaataaaaattaatttaagtatttaaaaaaaaaatccaacgtGTTCACGGTTTAAAAGGATGAAAAGAACCGatttagaagtaggaaaaaaccgatttgaaaaaatattagcagaaggactaatatgatccggttaaattttgtaagggattaagttgggtcaatttttttgtgagggactaatttgactcgtgtaatatttgtgagggaccaaaatgggtcttcactctaaaataaaatacaagaatagTAAATCATTaaggaatatttaaaaaaataaaaaattaattgattcaGAACTCTAATATTTGAACATTTTTACGatgaattttttatatatatagaaATTGTGTATTTGTTGTATTTATAGTGGTCTTAAATGTTAAGAAGTGCAATAggataaattaatattatatttaatttagacCATTTCTTCATAAATAGTGGTATTAAATGTTAAGAATTGCAATAGTCATTATTATTAACACGGATATAATTAAAAGACAATTTTAATACAATATTTGCACTTCATATAGTTTtatctataaatattatttattttttatgttctttttaaaattatatgtaatatattagttttattacaaaaaatttctttatttttatatgttgatattaacctataaatgatatttttgaaaaaataaatctattaaatgtattgagatttttatttaaaataagtgaaaaagatttcaaatgcttataATAAGATAGGGGTATGAGTGACAATGAACAAAAGTTGGGCAACAAATTTTGTACAtgttaccaaatcaaataaatataatcatatatttatttattatttataacattgtgcaataaatataatcacatgtattatatttatttattatttataacatgtACAATCCATGTGAACGCACAGCTAGATGACTACTCATGATAGATTTGTAACGATATTGTATGATGTGTGTGAGAATGCACGGGTGGaagactacttaattatttcatttattttttctactcaAGTATATATTTCTACCTAGATTAAACTActatttatatgacaattataatttcaaatgttttttatttttaatttacatatcttttatatatatttattaactatctttatatatttatttattattcatatcgactttgcgtgacccgtgcgaacgcacgggtcctttactagttatcTTATATAAGTGTTACAATATaatattcaaatgtgaaaaattttatacatattttttgttagtaaaatttttaatattgggtgactaaaaaattataatttactacataacgttaaaaaattgaattcacttaatttgaataaaatgttcaaaaacaaattaaactatatgttgataactttgaaatcgtaatgaattatttaacacataaaatacataaaataatttattattaaatataaatagtttaaattttttaataaaataaataaattaattaaaatgaaaaatttaaaatttgatataaaagaaaatatgaaaggattcataacaaaattagaaaaaaaacataaataaacataaaagagttataaaaaaaataaaaaagtgaaatgattatgatttatattaaggacaaaaattttaaaataatttgaaggtagagaataattataataagttgatagaagcaatcgagaaaaatcacacagaagagagcaataaagaaaatgaataattttaaaatattaaaattaaactgaggatattatagtaattataatattttttaaaatattaaagttgatattccctctcctcccctccaaatccctccgatttggaggaacgcaaaaagtgtgttttggaggggttttgctcccctccccttccctcccctcataaaatttgaaccaaacacatttaattaaaaatattccctccccccctcccctccatctaccccgaaccaaacacacccttaatgtACGGTTTACCACATTTATATTTAATTGGTCTTATTGGTCATTTGACCAACCCAAAACATATTCCATTTTATattaagaaaaaatattatatcaaatATCATTATTCAATTTTGAAATGGGACATTGAAATGAAGATGGATATAGAGAGAGGAAGAGAGACAACGGAAAAACAAACAATTAGTTGGACAAAATTGACATTAGAAAAGATTTCCAAGAAGAAATATCAAACATGACAAACTTTGTATTTTGCTATTAATAATTTTCATTTCTAAATTGATATTGATACTAAAATCAATAGAGATAAGACAAATATAGTTTATCTTTCCTCGCTGTATAAAAAAGAACAATAACTTTCTTTATTGTAGACTCCGACATGATATAGTAGTTTATTTTTCGTGATTGTCAAACATACACTAGTTTCTTTTTgcggagaaaagaaaagaaggaaaaaagaagatgAAAGGAATAGAACACAGAACAGTGGAAGTGAATGGAATCAAAATGCATATCGCTGAGAAAGGCAAAGAAGGACCGGTTGTTTTGTTCCTTCACGGCTTCCCTGAACTCTGGTACTCATGGCGCCACCAGATTGCTGCTCTCGGCTCCCTCAGTTACCGCGCGGTGGCTCCGGATCTCCGTGGATACGGCGACACCGATGCTCCAGCTTCCATTAACAGCTATACGATTTTCCATTTGGTTGGTGACATAGTTGCTCTTATTGATTCACTCGGTGTTGAACAAGTGTTTCTCGTGGCTCATGATTGGGGTGCTCTTGTTGGATGGTATTTATGCTTGTTTCGCCCTGAAAGAATCAAAGCCTATGTGTGTCTCAGTGTTCCTTTTGTCCGTAGAAACCCTAAAGTCAAAACCATAGATGGTAGGCGAGCTGCTTATGGAGATGATTATTACATGTGCAGATTTCAGGTCATTACTTTTCCAATCTTTCATTTATCATTAAGAATCTTAGACTGAGTTCTGTTTGATGATGATGGATTATGTGTGGTGTTCTCTGGTtcgagggattagtctctgcTCTTGCAGAGAATAATTGATTTCTACCGGAAAAAACGAGAAATCGCTGTAATGATAGATCTATATgtcataattgttttttttgtatCACAGGAACCGGGCAAAATGGAAGCTGAGATGGCTGAAGTTGGCACTGCATATGTGCTGAAAAATATCCTCACAACTCGCCAAACTGGTCCTCCAATTTTTCCAAAGGGAAAGTATGGAACTGGATTCAACCCGGATACTCCCGACACTTTACCCTCTTGGCTCACAGAAGATGATCTTGCTTATTTTGTATCCAAATTTGAGAAAACTGGCTTCACTGGAGGATTGAACTACTATAGAAACTTTaacttgtagttttctttttctcTGTGCTTCAACAATTGTTCTTCACAAATAAAAACCAACTATGAAAAGAGTCTCAATTCTAAGGGCATTTAAACTATTTGTATTGCAGAAATTGGGAGCTCACAGCACCATGGACTGGAGTCAAAATCAAGGCGCCTGTGAAATTCATTACAGGTGAATTAGACATCGTATACACCACGCCCGGCGTGAAGGAGTATGTCCATGGAGGAGGATTCAAGGAAGAGGTGCCAAATTTGGAGGAAGTGATTGTGCAAAAAGGTGTGGCTCACTTCAACAATCAAGAAGCAGCAGAGGACATCAGTAATCACATTTACGAATTCATCAAGAGGTTCTGAGCTGATCCGCCTGTACTCCATCCTCTTAATAAGATGCTTGATCTATCTCTCCAGGTCAAGCAATAACATACCTCTTCAATGTATGCCTTCTGAGAAAGCTTAATTGTGGATATAGTGTTAATTATGTCAATTTGCTTCTATAAATGATAAATGAATCCAAAAGAGAATTGCACATACATGTTTCTGGATAAAAAAAACGAAACATGCTGTGTAATTTGTTGTGTGTAATTAGTTGTTTGACGCATAAATCATGAAGTGTAAAACAATCCAAGTGGATATTTAAATGTTGACAAAATGGCTGGAATTAGTCTCAACAATGAGAATTTTTTTTCCATTTCTCATAAATACATGAAGAACTAAAAAATAAGCCGTGTATTCTTCCTTACGAGTTATAACCCATGAAACTTCTCCTCTTTCCCTAGCACTTTTTCTTTTATGGCTTGAAAAATTTTAGATTCTAGAATTCAAATTTGCAAAACACCtcttccacatattcaaattatATATGAAAACCTATTATAACCCAAGAAGCCTCTCCTCTTTCTCATCACTTCTTTTAGTTGAAAATTTATTAATTCTAGAATTTGACTTTGCAAAACACCCCCTCAGCGTATTTGAATTCTACAATAAAAAAAGGACTAATTTgagaattataattataatatttctaGACAAGCACTAGTTCTACTGACTAAAATAACATCGTCTATTAAAATTAATCTTGTTTAACTATTTATGCAGATCATGCGTGTGTGTTTTTTCACTATTGAAGGTATGTGAGGCCTCACTTCATGTTTTCCCTTATCCATATGTGTGTAGCTTCCTCATAGGgtattttttctttctaattttctaATTTTCTTTGACTAGTGGTGCTATAAAAATGAAACACGGGTAAAATTCTCAATTATCAAGTTTTAGTCTTGATTGGTTTCTAAAATCAAAGAACGTCATAGAATTTATTGGACAAAATAATGTTTTGATTACTTTGCATTTGAATGTGTTTGCATTCATCTAACCTCCCATCGGATGAAGATGCATCGCATTGTTAAATCACCTATGCGTTGATCTCCACATAATCAAAACCTATAGCCTTCATATTCCCTAACAACTTTCCACCATTCCAAGATTTCATCTAGCTCATCAATACCATTGCTCAACATACGTACATGTTTTGTCATATTAtcaagtttgaattttgacaaggTTACTTTCTCTTCCAGCTCAGTGATGATTGAAAAAAGTTTCTCTTTTTATTGGAAGAGATCACTTATGGTTTTCATCTGTTTCTCCCTGATCATGCAAGCTTCCTCCCACTTGCTGTGTAAGAGCCTGAATGTTGCATCTAACTTTTTTTTCAGTCATGTCTTATTCACTAGAGTATCCTTCAGACTCATACTTCCTATTGAAAGCCATTACTTTTTTAGTTGTTTCCCCTTCACTTTCACCATTAGAATCAGACCAAGTGATTGACAATcccttttttctgtttctttagaAAAGTAGGACATTCAGCTTTGATGTGATCAAACCCATCACATTCATGATATTTAACTCATTTGCCTTTGTAGTATTGTCATCATTTTTACTCTTTCTCTGACAATTGACGTCTGACCCCTTGTCTTGGACATTTGTCCTCCATTATCTGTCCAGCCTTCTCAGGAATTTGTTAAATTTTCTTCCAATAAGAGTTTTAGCATTTGAGAGGCTTTCAATATCCTTCTCATTATGGTCTTCATTCTATTCAGTGTTggatacaaaatatatatttactcttgttcttcttttcagatttCTCACTTATAgtcatctcaaaggtttgtaaAGGCACAATGAGTTCATCAACTTTTGCTTCAGTCTTGTAATTCTTCAATTGTTGTTACCTTCATGTTAAACTTCTTAGGCAAAGATCTGAGGGTTTTTTTGAACAACTTTTCTTCTGACATCTTCTCTCCCAGAGCAAATGAATTGTTGGCTATGTCACGAAGACGAATGTTGAAATCAGATATGGATTCATCTTCCATCTTTATCATATTCTGAAACTTTGTTGTGAGGAGCTGCAATCTTGACATACGCACTTTCGATGTGCCTTCATAGGCAGTTTTGAGAATCTCTCAACCCTCTTTAGCTACAGTACACATGTTGATTAATCTGAACATGTTCTTTTCAAAGCCATTGAATATAACATTCAAGGATTTGTCGTTTCCAAGAGattcatcattttcatttttaGACCAGTCGACTTCGGGATTTAAGTTTGTTGTATCATCTTAAGAAGTAATCACAGAGTGTTTCTAACCTTTAATCACAACCTTCCATATTTTGTTGTCTATGAATTTAAGAAAAGCAACCATCTTAACTTTTCAATAATCATAATTGGTGTCATCCAAAATAGGTGGTCTATTGATTGACCCATCCATCCTTAGTGTTGtccatttgaataaaaaatatcttCCCTGAACAGACACTGCAACAAAACGCGCATACAACAACGCCAAAGTCATCACAGTTCATCAGTACACCATGATGACATATCTAAATTGAGGCGCTaaccatttttttaattaaaaaaaatgttaacatATAATAACGATGGATGGTTTAACTGTGGTGATAAAATAAAACTTTCATGTGTTCGAACCTCAAAGccctcaaatattttattcctttaacATTAAGacgcattttttattttttatttatttttaaataaataataaaagggaTATCGCTACGGTTGATAGTTTTAATCTTTGTGAAATAGTATACCCATATACGAGGGAATTAACTCTCACTTTTTTATAGTAGCGTCGTATCCTTCGCAGGTAAATCTTACCacccattttttctcttcttcttcgtcaTTAGTCATGATTCTAGTTCTTCATACATAATGTATTATTCTTCTTCCATCTTTTTGTTAGATAGTTCTTGTGTCGCATCTTGTTGAATGTTCTCTTTTTTTTAGATTCGTCTTCACGACCTTAACATGAAGAAAGTTCAAGAAGTATGAAGCTATGTTGAAAAATTCATTcaccttgttcttcttcttcatagctTCACAAACAATATGAACTTTATACTTTGTTACAGTTCCACGACTTCATGTATATCCATTTATGATGTAAGTTGttagtgtttttatttttttgcatgTAATTGTTGTTGAAAATTAAGTTTGCGGTTTCACATCTTGATAACTTTCATGGTGTTTGTAGGACTCAAAACAAGAACAATACATTGTTAAGTCACAAGAAAAGTAAATGAAGAAACAACATCAACAAACTTCATCTAGTTTGAGAAACTATGAGAAGAAATATAAGAATTATGAAGCTGTTGTGTAAAATTTTTActccttatatttctttttcatagCTTCACAACCTAGATGAACCTCATAATTGATTCTTGTTCCACGTAcgattagtttcaataaaaggtgTGTCCTGGaaacattttataatatttgGTTCTGCATGTattatgttgttttgttgataactgcttttgtatgttgtttttgttgttgattaATCTACCTCGTCATCAACACTTACAATCGCAATTTTTATGTTTAGT
The Vicia villosa cultivar HV-30 ecotype Madison, WI linkage group LG6, Vvil1.0, whole genome shotgun sequence genome window above contains:
- the LOC131610564 gene encoding uncharacterized protein LOC131610564, encoding MKGIEHRTVEVNGIKMHIAEKGKEGPVVLFLHGFPELWYSWRHQIAALGSLSYRAVAPDLRGYGDTDAPASINSYTIFHLVGDIVALIDSLGVEQVFLVAHDWGALVGWYLCLFRPERIKAYVCLSVPFVRRNPKVKTIDGRRAAYGDDYYMCRFQEPGKMEAEMAEVGTAYVLKNILTTRQTGPPIFPKGKYGTGFNPDTPDTLPSWLTEDDLAYFVSKFEKTGFTGGLNYYRNFNLNWELTAPWTGVKIKAPVKFITGELDIVYTTPGVKEYVHGGGFKEEVPNLEEVIVQKGVAHFNNQEAAEDISNHIYEFIKRF